One genomic segment of Occultella kanbiaonis includes these proteins:
- a CDS encoding response regulator transcription factor: MSIRLLLADDENLIRDALAMMLGMEEDLEVIAQAASGPEAVAAGARFTPDVAVLDLQMPGLDGIEVAQRLAVDVPGCRCIIVTSHGRPGYLKKALEAGVRGFLPKTVSAKVLADVIRQVHDGGRYVDPELAADAIAAGASPLTAREADVLELAADGAPVEEIAARASLSPGTVRNYLSAAATKLGVGNRHEAARLARARGWI, from the coding sequence GTGAGCATCCGGCTGCTCCTCGCAGACGACGAGAACCTCATCCGCGACGCACTGGCGATGATGCTGGGCATGGAGGAGGACCTCGAGGTGATCGCGCAGGCTGCCTCCGGACCCGAGGCCGTGGCCGCCGGCGCCCGGTTCACCCCGGACGTGGCCGTACTGGACCTGCAGATGCCCGGGCTCGACGGCATCGAGGTCGCCCAGCGCCTGGCCGTCGACGTGCCCGGGTGCCGGTGCATCATCGTCACCAGCCATGGCCGCCCCGGCTACCTGAAGAAGGCGCTCGAGGCGGGCGTGCGCGGCTTCCTGCCGAAGACTGTGTCCGCGAAGGTCCTTGCCGATGTGATCCGGCAGGTGCACGACGGCGGCCGGTACGTCGACCCGGAGCTGGCCGCCGACGCCATCGCGGCGGGTGCGAGCCCACTGACCGCCCGCGAGGCAGACGTCCTCGAGCTCGCCGCCGACGGCGCCCCGGTAGAGGAGATCGCCGCCCGCGCGTCGCTCTCCCCGGGCACGGTACGCAACTACCTGTCCGCCGCCGCCACCAAACTGGGTGTCGGGAACCGGCACGAGGCCGCGCGCCTGGCGCGCGCCCGCGGCTGGATCTAA
- a CDS encoding D-alanine--D-alanine ligase family protein gives MMNEPNPRVRVALVFGGRSDEHAISCATAAGVLAAIDRERFDVVPIGITRAGQWVIAADDPQRWAITEGVVPEVGALEAAGVSIPLGDEPRDLVVSNAGEVPVALNAVDVVLPLLHGPFGEDGTVQGLFELAGLPYVGSGVFASAAGMDKHYMKVVLAAAGLPVGPYEVITPRQWRVDRVDALERVAGLGWPVFVKPTRAGSSIGITRVDGPDGLEAAIAEAQRHDPKVIVEAAIDGRELECAVLEGRGDDPPRTTQPGEIVVTGTSHGFYDYEAKYFDADGVTLAWPADVPTEVGEQVRELAAATFEALGCEGLGRVDFFYTPAGDLIVNEINTMPGFTPFSMYPMMWQRSGLAYPDLITELIELALERPTGLR, from the coding sequence ATGATGAACGAGCCGAACCCCCGCGTCCGCGTCGCCCTCGTGTTCGGCGGCCGCAGCGACGAACACGCCATCAGTTGCGCTACCGCGGCAGGCGTCCTCGCCGCGATCGACCGGGAGCGCTTCGACGTGGTCCCGATCGGGATCACCCGGGCCGGACAGTGGGTGATCGCCGCCGACGACCCGCAGCGGTGGGCGATCACCGAGGGCGTGGTGCCGGAGGTCGGCGCACTGGAGGCCGCCGGCGTCTCGATCCCGCTCGGTGACGAGCCGCGCGACCTGGTGGTCTCGAACGCGGGGGAGGTCCCGGTCGCGCTGAACGCCGTCGACGTGGTGCTGCCGCTGCTGCACGGACCGTTCGGTGAGGACGGCACGGTCCAGGGCCTGTTCGAGCTGGCCGGGCTGCCCTACGTGGGCTCCGGGGTGTTCGCCTCCGCCGCCGGCATGGACAAGCACTACATGAAGGTGGTGCTCGCCGCCGCCGGCCTCCCGGTGGGGCCCTACGAGGTGATCACGCCCCGGCAGTGGCGGGTCGACCGCGTCGATGCCCTCGAGCGTGTGGCCGGGCTCGGCTGGCCGGTCTTCGTGAAGCCGACCCGGGCCGGATCGAGCATCGGGATCACCCGCGTGGACGGCCCCGACGGGCTCGAGGCCGCGATCGCCGAGGCGCAGCGGCACGACCCGAAGGTGATCGTGGAGGCCGCGATCGACGGCCGGGAACTCGAGTGCGCGGTCCTCGAGGGCCGCGGCGACGACCCGCCCCGGACCACCCAGCCGGGGGAGATCGTGGTCACCGGCACCTCGCACGGCTTCTACGACTACGAGGCGAAGTACTTCGACGCCGACGGCGTGACGCTGGCCTGGCCCGCGGACGTGCCGACCGAGGTCGGCGAGCAGGTCCGCGAACTGGCTGCCGCGACGTTCGAGGCGCTCGGCTGCGAGGGCCTGGGCCGGGTGGACTTCTTCTACACCCCGGCCGGGGACCTGATCGTCAACGAGATCAACACCATGCCCGGGTTCACGCCGTTCTCGATGTACCCGATGATGTGGCAGCGCTCCGGGCTCGCGTACCCGGACCTGATCACCGAGCTGATCGAGTTGGCCCTGGAGCGGCCGACCGGCCTGCGTTGA
- a CDS encoding sensor histidine kinase has translation MNGAPTTTGATGLAGWSRASNPQRFETYNRWTLYVILACEPLIALGLLTGATEYTGAGALAFALVSVAHCAAAIVTTRATLEVYLGRAVSARRELWFLTVTTIVAVVVSFAWAAGARNPEPIVVGNVAAIAPVVAILALSPLLTVGKLMLATLAAPVIAGLAALIAGGSPVQATVPVITTTLIAAGSALSFRVSVWMIGVVWEQEQRRAVDARLAVAEERLRFSRDLHDVFGRTLSTVAVKSELAAELARRGDDRAPEQMLEVRRIAQDALREVRAVVDGYRAADLPTELAGAREILRSAGVEVLVAGEDLVLPPRAQEALAWVVREAVTNVVRHADAHRCVIELRTAAGAATLSISNDGARLAAAARTGSGLNGLRERLATVGGTLEVQRDQTQFALTAVVPLDTGTVASAVTPEPTPGVTT, from the coding sequence GTGAACGGTGCCCCCACGACGACCGGCGCCACCGGGCTGGCCGGGTGGTCCCGGGCCAGCAACCCGCAGCGGTTCGAGACCTACAACCGCTGGACCCTGTACGTCATCCTCGCCTGCGAGCCGTTGATCGCGCTCGGGCTCCTGACCGGCGCCACCGAGTACACCGGCGCCGGCGCCCTGGCCTTCGCGCTGGTCTCGGTGGCGCACTGCGCCGCCGCGATCGTGACCACCCGCGCCACCCTCGAGGTCTACCTCGGCCGGGCCGTGAGCGCCCGGCGGGAGCTGTGGTTCCTGACCGTGACGACGATCGTCGCGGTCGTCGTCTCATTCGCGTGGGCGGCGGGAGCGCGCAACCCCGAGCCGATCGTGGTCGGGAACGTGGCGGCCATCGCGCCCGTGGTGGCGATCCTCGCGCTCTCGCCGCTGCTGACCGTCGGGAAACTGATGCTGGCGACGCTGGCCGCGCCCGTGATCGCGGGCCTGGCTGCCCTGATCGCCGGTGGCAGCCCGGTTCAGGCGACCGTGCCGGTCATCACCACGACGCTCATCGCCGCCGGGTCGGCACTGTCGTTCCGGGTCTCGGTCTGGATGATCGGCGTGGTCTGGGAGCAGGAGCAGCGGCGCGCGGTGGACGCCCGGTTGGCCGTCGCCGAGGAACGCCTGCGGTTCTCCCGCGACCTGCACGACGTGTTCGGTCGTACCCTCTCCACGGTCGCGGTGAAGAGCGAGCTCGCCGCCGAGCTCGCCCGCCGCGGCGACGACAGGGCACCGGAGCAGATGCTCGAGGTGCGTCGGATCGCCCAGGACGCACTCCGGGAGGTCCGCGCCGTCGTGGACGGCTACCGCGCCGCGGATCTGCCGACCGAGTTGGCCGGCGCCCGGGAGATCCTGCGCTCGGCGGGAGTGGAGGTGCTGGTCGCGGGGGAGGACCTGGTGCTCCCGCCGCGGGCGCAGGAGGCCCTCGCGTGGGTGGTCCGGGAGGCGGTCACGAACGTGGTGCGGCACGCGGACGCCCATCGGTGCGTGATCGAGCTGCGCACCGCGGCGGGTGCCGCGACCCTGAGCATCAGCAACGACGGCGCCCGCCTCGCCGCTGCTGCCCGGACCGGTTCCGGGCTGAACGGCCTGCGGGAACGGCTCGCGACCGTCGGTGGCACGCTCGAGGTGCAGCGGGACCAGACCCAGTTCGCACTGACGGCCGTGGTGCCCCTCGACACCGGCACGGTCGCGTCGGCCGTAACCCCCGAACCGACCCCTGGAGTGACCACGTGA
- a CDS encoding ABC transporter permease gives MSTAATATTGARLAPGTLARTRALTRMEVTLLGRNKTTLFNAIALAPLMVLLLMGVIGDRTDGAGAGVFSGALLTTLVAFGLLFVAYYNLTTTAVARREELTLKRLTSGTSSRVEVLVAMSMPALIIVLAQAVLGLAAAAGVIEVPPLTNPILVVLALGLGFAMFAGLAYASSGLTKTVEAAQLTTLPVLMVTMLFSGLTLPLSLLPEPAQTLAELTPLFPVVTLLNLGLTGVTPDGGQVAFAGSFGQAVVPLIVLIAWTALGVLATRRWMRWEPRR, from the coding sequence ATGAGTACCGCTGCCACGGCCACCACCGGTGCCCGCCTCGCCCCCGGCACGCTCGCCCGGACCCGGGCCCTGACCCGGATGGAGGTCACGCTCCTCGGGCGCAACAAGACCACGCTCTTCAACGCGATCGCCCTCGCCCCCCTGATGGTGCTGCTGCTGATGGGCGTCATCGGTGACCGCACCGACGGCGCCGGCGCCGGCGTGTTCAGCGGCGCCCTGCTCACGACGCTCGTCGCGTTCGGCCTGCTGTTCGTGGCCTACTACAACCTCACCACCACCGCGGTCGCTCGCCGCGAGGAACTCACGCTGAAGCGGCTCACCTCCGGCACGTCCAGCCGCGTCGAGGTCCTCGTCGCGATGAGCATGCCTGCCCTCATCATCGTTCTCGCGCAGGCGGTGCTCGGCCTGGCCGCCGCGGCCGGCGTCATCGAGGTGCCGCCGTTGACCAACCCGATCCTCGTGGTCCTCGCCCTCGGCCTCGGCTTCGCCATGTTCGCCGGGCTGGCCTACGCGAGTTCCGGCCTCACCAAGACCGTCGAGGCCGCCCAGCTCACGACCTTGCCGGTGCTGATGGTGACCATGCTCTTCAGCGGGCTGACGCTCCCGCTCTCGCTGCTCCCGGAGCCGGCGCAGACGCTCGCCGAGCTGACCCCGCTCTTCCCGGTGGTCACCCTGCTGAACCTGGGCCTGACCGGCGTCACGCCCGACGGCGGCCAGGTCGCCTTCGCGGGTTCGTTCGGCCAGGCGGTGGTGCCGTTGATCGTCCTGATCGCCTGGACCGCGCTCGGCGTCCTCGCGACCCGCCGGTGGATGCGCTGGGAACCGCGCCGGTGA
- a CDS encoding ABC transporter ATP-binding protein, which produces MDSNIITIDGLRRRYRPSTPGAAAFEAVRGVDLRVRRGELFALLGTNGAGKTSLMEVVEGIAPATDGRVRVLGHDPYAARAKVRPHIGIMLQEAGFPSDLRVVEMARTWAATLPAPMPPEDVLAAVGLAHRAGVAVKSLSGGERRRLDLALAIMGRPQVLFLDEPTTGLDPESRRDAWDLVRSMLADGVTVVLTTHYLEEAEDLADRIAIMHEGVVVAEGTPAEIGADAPATISFTLATGQPLPPLHGRDSADASARGVRHLIRTQNLQADLRILLDWSQAQDVALDGLDARAASLEQAFLTIAAGGRPTHDLSEVPA; this is translated from the coding sequence ATGGACTCCAACATCATCACGATCGACGGGCTGCGGCGCAGGTACCGCCCCTCCACCCCCGGCGCCGCGGCGTTCGAGGCCGTTCGGGGCGTGGACCTGCGGGTGCGCCGCGGCGAACTGTTCGCCCTGCTCGGCACGAACGGCGCCGGCAAGACGTCACTGATGGAGGTCGTGGAGGGAATCGCGCCCGCCACCGACGGCCGGGTGCGCGTGCTCGGGCACGACCCGTACGCCGCCCGGGCCAAGGTGCGCCCGCACATCGGGATCATGCTGCAGGAGGCGGGCTTCCCGTCCGACCTGCGGGTCGTCGAGATGGCCCGCACCTGGGCGGCCACCCTCCCGGCACCGATGCCGCCGGAGGACGTGCTCGCGGCCGTCGGCCTCGCGCACCGCGCCGGCGTGGCGGTCAAGAGCCTGTCCGGCGGCGAGCGCCGCCGGCTCGACCTGGCCCTTGCCATCATGGGCAGGCCACAGGTGCTGTTCCTGGACGAGCCCACCACCGGGCTGGATCCGGAGAGCCGCCGGGACGCGTGGGACCTCGTGCGGTCCATGCTGGCCGACGGCGTGACGGTGGTCCTGACCACGCACTACCTCGAGGAGGCCGAGGACCTCGCCGACCGGATCGCCATCATGCACGAGGGTGTCGTGGTCGCCGAGGGCACGCCCGCCGAGATCGGCGCGGACGCCCCGGCCACCATCTCCTTCACCCTCGCCACCGGACAGCCGCTGCCGCCACTGCACGGACGCGACTCGGCCGACGCGTCCGCCCGGGGCGTGCGGCACCTGATCCGCACCCAGAACCTGCAGGCGGACCTGCGGATCCTGCTCGACTGGTCACAGGCCCAGGACGTCGCCCTGGACGGCCTGGACGCACGTGCCGCATCGCTCGAGCAGGCGTTCCTGACCATCGCCGCCGGCGGCCGTCCCACCCACGATCTCTCGGAGGTCCCCGCATGA
- a CDS encoding trans-sulfuration enzyme family protein, translated as MTDASATPSEPTAHPEGLHPETVVVSAGRPPRTEQAPVNPPIVLSSTYVSTGEPGPGDLIYARSGTETWLPFEEAIAKLEGAELPGLLFGSGMAAVTAALSLVPVGGELIVPRHGYHASLVAARDLTARSGVRVTEVAIEDTGAAVAAVRAAARRLSGEGTGAAVPAGAAGGRGPVLWLETPTNPMLEVADLPALVAATHDVGGLVLVDNTFATPLGQQPLSHGADVVVHSVTKYLSGHSDVVLGAAVTDDPELRTALLDQRSLGGAIAGPFEAWLALRGLRTLALRVERSQATAADLAERLSGHRHVVAVSYPGLTTHPQHERATIQMNGYGSILTLRPVGGAAGADALTRAVRLWVPATSLGGVESSLERRRRLGAEAPTVPEDLLRLSVGIEHADDLFADLEQALAVAATYAG; from the coding sequence GTGACCGACGCATCCGCCACCCCGTCCGAGCCCACCGCCCACCCCGAGGGTCTGCACCCCGAGACGGTGGTCGTCTCAGCGGGCCGGCCGCCGCGCACCGAGCAGGCGCCGGTCAACCCGCCCATCGTGCTCTCGTCGACCTACGTCAGCACCGGGGAGCCCGGCCCGGGCGATCTGATCTACGCCCGCTCCGGCACCGAGACCTGGCTGCCGTTCGAGGAGGCCATCGCGAAGCTCGAGGGCGCCGAACTGCCGGGGCTGTTGTTCGGATCCGGGATGGCCGCTGTCACCGCGGCCCTGAGCCTGGTGCCGGTCGGCGGCGAGCTGATCGTCCCCCGGCACGGCTACCACGCCTCTCTGGTGGCCGCACGTGACCTGACCGCGCGCTCCGGGGTGCGGGTCACCGAGGTCGCCATCGAGGACACCGGTGCCGCGGTCGCCGCCGTGCGGGCCGCGGCCCGGCGCCTGTCCGGCGAGGGCACCGGCGCCGCCGTGCCCGCCGGCGCTGCCGGAGGGCGGGGGCCGGTGCTCTGGCTCGAGACGCCGACGAACCCGATGCTCGAGGTCGCGGACCTGCCCGCCCTGGTGGCCGCCACCCACGACGTGGGCGGTCTGGTGCTCGTGGACAACACGTTCGCCACCCCGCTCGGCCAGCAGCCGCTGAGCCACGGCGCGGACGTCGTGGTGCACTCGGTGACGAAGTACCTCTCCGGCCACTCCGACGTGGTCCTCGGCGCAGCCGTCACCGACGACCCGGAACTGCGAACGGCCCTGCTGGACCAGCGCAGCCTCGGCGGTGCGATCGCCGGACCGTTCGAGGCGTGGCTGGCCCTGCGTGGCCTGCGCACCCTGGCGCTGCGGGTCGAACGCTCGCAGGCCACGGCCGCGGACCTCGCCGAGCGCCTGTCCGGGCATCGGCACGTCGTCGCGGTCTCCTACCCCGGCCTGACCACGCACCCCCAGCACGAGCGGGCCACGATCCAGATGAACGGCTACGGCTCGATCCTGACGCTGCGGCCGGTCGGCGGGGCCGCGGGCGCGGATGCGCTCACCCGTGCGGTTCGGCTCTGGGTGCCGGCCACGAGCCTCGGCGGGGTCGAGTCCTCGCTGGAGCGCCGCCGTCGACTCGGCGCCGAGGCGCCCACCGTGCCCGAGGACCTGCTCCGGCTCTCCGTCGGCATCGAACACGCCGACGACCTGTTCGCTGACCTGGAGCAGGCCCTGGCGGTCGCCGCCACGTACGCTGGCTGA
- a CDS encoding AMIN-like domain-containing (lipo)protein, whose amino-acid sequence MTRNRHLLTLAAAGAALALLAGCSSGPGDDDPTPTATTTEETPSATGTATEPSPSESGSTGTGHTDDDIADPPPFPADATEDTGEASGEPDLLLTDVRAAEHDGFDRVVLEFAGTGTPGWRASYTDAPAQEGSGNPIDLEGDADLQIFVSNTRYPDEGETGFWEGPNQFETEGEEVEEVNVPGTFEGETQAVLGIDSVGAPFRVFALTDPVRVVIDVQHVED is encoded by the coding sequence ATGACGAGAAACCGCCACCTGTTGACCCTCGCGGCCGCCGGCGCGGCCCTCGCGCTCCTGGCCGGGTGCAGCTCGGGCCCCGGCGACGACGACCCGACCCCCACCGCCACGACCACGGAAGAGACGCCGTCGGCCACCGGGACGGCCACCGAACCCAGCCCGAGCGAGTCCGGATCGACCGGCACCGGGCACACCGACGACGACATCGCCGACCCGCCGCCGTTCCCGGCCGACGCCACCGAGGACACCGGCGAGGCCTCCGGTGAGCCGGACCTGCTGCTCACCGACGTCCGCGCCGCCGAGCACGACGGCTTCGACCGTGTGGTCCTGGAGTTCGCCGGCACCGGCACCCCCGGGTGGCGCGCGAGCTACACCGACGCCCCGGCCCAGGAGGGCAGTGGCAACCCGATCGACCTCGAGGGCGACGCCGACCTGCAGATCTTCGTGTCCAACACCCGCTACCCGGACGAGGGCGAGACCGGATTCTGGGAGGGCCCGAACCAGTTCGAGACGGAGGGCGAGGAGGTCGAGGAGGTGAACGTGCCGGGCACGTTCGAGGGCGAGACCCAGGCGGTCCTCGGCATCGACAGCGTCGGCGCCCCGTTCCGGGTGTTCGCGCTCACCGACCCGGTCCGCGTGGTCATCGACGTCCAGCACGTCGAGGACTAG
- a CDS encoding thiamine-phosphate kinase produces MRVGELSEEQLLARIVPRLPAGTDTLLGPGDDAAVIRAADGRFVVSTDVLVEERHFIRAWSTGADVGWRAAMQNLADVAAMGARPTSLVLSLVLPDDVEVDWVLDLADGLAQACGPHGVGVVGGDLSGGPAIIAAVTVHGDLAGRAPVLRSGARPGDVVVHSGVLGHSAAGLELLRAQGPTAGEGSAEDAAFVRAYRRPDPPLTDGPAAADAGASAMMDVSDGLLKDLGRIALASGVSIDLRTRDLGPALDELDVVAQACDASALGWVLTGGEDHGLVATFPAGAAYPPGFRRIGIVGPACDGGGEESSEQMPDGGARVTLDGAAAPVGGSGWDHFGSS; encoded by the coding sequence ATGCGCGTGGGTGAGTTGTCCGAGGAGCAGCTGCTCGCCCGGATCGTCCCCCGGCTCCCGGCCGGCACCGACACCCTGCTCGGCCCTGGCGACGACGCGGCCGTGATCCGCGCCGCCGACGGCCGTTTCGTGGTCAGCACCGACGTGCTCGTCGAGGAGCGCCACTTCATCCGCGCCTGGAGCACCGGCGCGGACGTCGGCTGGCGGGCCGCCATGCAGAACCTCGCCGACGTGGCCGCCATGGGTGCCCGGCCGACCTCCCTCGTCCTCTCGCTGGTGCTGCCCGACGACGTCGAGGTGGACTGGGTGCTGGACCTCGCCGACGGCCTCGCGCAGGCGTGCGGCCCACACGGCGTGGGCGTCGTCGGCGGCGACCTGTCCGGCGGGCCGGCGATCATCGCGGCCGTCACCGTCCACGGGGACCTGGCCGGCCGCGCCCCGGTGCTGCGCTCGGGCGCCCGGCCCGGGGACGTCGTGGTGCACTCCGGGGTGCTCGGGCACTCCGCCGCCGGTCTCGAGCTGCTCCGCGCGCAGGGCCCGACGGCGGGCGAGGGCTCGGCCGAGGACGCCGCCTTCGTGCGCGCGTACCGGCGCCCCGACCCGCCCCTGACGGACGGCCCCGCGGCGGCCGACGCCGGGGCGAGCGCCATGATGGACGTCAGCGACGGGCTCCTGAAGGACCTCGGCCGGATCGCCCTGGCCTCCGGGGTGTCCATCGACCTGCGCACCCGCGACCTCGGCCCGGCCCTGGACGAGCTCGACGTGGTGGCGCAGGCCTGCGACGCGAGCGCCCTCGGTTGGGTGCTGACCGGCGGAGAGGACCACGGCCTCGTCGCGACGTTCCCGGCCGGTGCGGCCTATCCGCCGGGATTCCGCCGGATCGGTATCGTCGGCCCCGCCTGCGACGGTGGCGGCGAGGAGAGCTCCGAGCAGATGCCCGACGGCGGAGCCCGGGTCACGCTCGACGGCGCGGCTGCGCCGGTGGGCGGCTCCGGCTGGGACCACTTCGGGTCGTCCTGA
- a CDS encoding lysophospholipid acyltransferase family protein, giving the protein MPRPPAPTSYRVAVAIARPVVRALTKPTHRGTEHLPDGGFIAAANHVTNFDPLTLLDFLTKAGCYPKVLSKASLFRVPLLGPLLRSVGYIPVHRGTGSAAASLTVAASALAAGECVSVFPEGTLTRDPDLWPMRAKTGVARMALTTGAPVVPIAQWGAHQVMARHASMIRPVLRRPVQVVAGPPVDLRDLAGRAEDPAAVREATDRIMAAITALLATIRDGTPPAEPFVWRPDPQAGFAE; this is encoded by the coding sequence GTGCCCCGACCCCCTGCGCCGACGTCCTACCGCGTCGCGGTCGCCATCGCGCGCCCGGTGGTGCGCGCGCTGACGAAGCCGACCCACCGCGGCACCGAACACCTGCCCGACGGCGGGTTCATCGCCGCCGCGAACCACGTCACGAACTTCGACCCGCTGACCCTCCTGGACTTCCTCACGAAGGCCGGCTGCTACCCAAAGGTGCTCTCGAAGGCGTCCCTGTTCCGGGTGCCGCTGCTCGGGCCGCTGCTGCGCTCGGTCGGATACATCCCGGTCCACCGCGGCACTGGTTCGGCCGCCGCGTCGCTGACCGTGGCTGCCTCGGCGCTCGCCGCGGGGGAGTGCGTGTCGGTGTTCCCCGAGGGCACCCTCACCCGGGACCCGGACCTGTGGCCGATGCGCGCGAAGACCGGGGTGGCCCGGATGGCCCTGACCACCGGGGCGCCCGTGGTGCCGATCGCGCAGTGGGGCGCGCACCAGGTGATGGCCCGGCACGCGTCGATGATCCGGCCGGTGCTGCGCCGCCCGGTGCAGGTGGTCGCCGGGCCGCCGGTCGACCTCCGCGACCTCGCCGGGCGTGCCGAGGACCCAGCGGCCGTGCGCGAGGCCACCGATCGCATCATGGCCGCGATCACCGCGCTGCTGGCGACGATCCGGGACGGGACCCCGCCCGCGGAGCCCTTCGTCTGGCGACCGGACCCGCAGGCGGGTTTCGCGGAGTAG
- a CDS encoding helix-turn-helix transcriptional regulator gives MRNSLTERRAERGWSQAELAERLGVSRQTIISIEKGRFDPSLPLAFRLAEEFGVAIEDLFDPER, from the coding sequence GTGCGCAACTCCCTGACCGAGCGCCGCGCCGAACGCGGCTGGTCCCAGGCCGAGCTCGCGGAGCGCCTCGGCGTCTCGCGGCAGACGATCATCTCGATCGAGAAGGGGCGCTTCGACCCCAGCCTGCCGCTCGCGTTCCGGCTCGCCGAAGAGTTCGGCGTCGCGATCGAGGACCTGTTCGATCCCGAGCGCTGA
- a CDS encoding MmcQ/YjbR family DNA-binding protein, which produces MATADRPDVPAEWLDRLDRIMAGLPRAHLESAWVGMRWRVGGATIAHVFGGEDGLFRITFRAEPEEVFALEHMGPPYFRTDWGLNVVGMLLDEGTDWGELAEMLTDSYRIQAPARLADQVPQPGSPS; this is translated from the coding sequence GTGGCGACCGCAGACCGACCCGACGTGCCCGCCGAGTGGCTCGACCGACTGGACCGAATCATGGCGGGGCTTCCCCGCGCGCACCTGGAGTCGGCCTGGGTGGGCATGCGGTGGCGGGTCGGCGGGGCGACCATCGCGCACGTGTTCGGCGGCGAGGACGGCCTGTTCCGGATCACGTTCCGCGCCGAGCCGGAGGAGGTGTTCGCCCTTGAGCACATGGGGCCGCCGTACTTCCGCACGGACTGGGGGCTCAACGTCGTCGGCATGCTGCTCGACGAGGGCACCGACTGGGGCGAGCTCGCCGAGATGCTCACAGATTCCTACCGGATCCAGGCGCCGGCCCGGTTGGCCGATCAGGTCCCGCAGCCCGGTTCGCCGAGTTAG
- a CDS encoding DUF3515 family protein has product MSSTFLPRSGSGPRRTRRGARGARRARAAGSTAALALVGAALLAGCATPASVEPAPSASEPVCADVLIALPDTLAGADRRSTTSQASRAWGDPAITLRCGVTPPGPTTDRCITAEAADGSTVDWVVAELADDDTGSESGSWTFTTYGRTPAVEVVVPVEYAGEDATSVLISLNGAISVIPQTRACIGSEDLL; this is encoded by the coding sequence GTGAGTTCGACCTTCCTCCCACGCAGCGGTTCGGGCCCGCGCCGGACCCGTCGGGGCGCTCGCGGTGCTCGCCGTGCTCGCGCTGCCGGTTCGACGGCGGCCCTGGCGTTGGTCGGTGCCGCGCTCCTCGCGGGGTGCGCCACCCCGGCGAGCGTGGAGCCGGCTCCGAGCGCGAGCGAGCCGGTCTGCGCGGACGTGCTGATCGCCCTCCCGGACACCCTGGCCGGCGCTGACCGTCGGTCCACCACGTCGCAGGCCTCGCGCGCGTGGGGTGACCCGGCCATCACCCTCCGGTGCGGCGTCACGCCGCCCGGGCCGACCACGGACCGTTGCATCACGGCCGAGGCCGCGGACGGTTCGACCGTCGACTGGGTGGTCGCCGAGCTCGCCGATGACGACACCGGCTCCGAGTCGGGCTCGTGGACGTTCACCACCTACGGGCGGACCCCGGCGGTCGAGGTGGTGGTGCCCGTCGAGTACGCGGGTGAGGACGCCACCTCGGTGCTCATCTCGCTCAACGGTGCGATCTCGGTCATCCCGCAGACACGCGCCTGCATCGGATCCGAGGACCTTCTGTAA